The Oscillatoria sp. FACHB-1407 genome contains a region encoding:
- a CDS encoding ABC transporter ATP-binding protein: MARVCLEDITRRFAGVTAIDQITFEVPDGQFWVLVGPSGCGKSTILRTIAGLETATSGKLYIGDRLVNQVPARQRDVAMVFQNYALYPHMTVAENLAFGLKMRGGDTKTARSRIESVARSLDIAHLLDRKPRQLSGGQQQRVALGRAIAREPQVFLLDEPLSNLDAQLRDDTRAELKQLHQRLGITTIYVTHDQVEAMTLADQIVVLNRGRIQQIGDPQTIYAQPTNQMVATFLGSPPMNILPATYDGVQFQLMDGQTIPCPEGFQHVLRSAQGQRFNLGIRPEHLHVVPEPAHLMVVATVVEPLGREILIRTALPDQDPMQSPVINIQVEPTLRPAVGERLSIQLALDHLFVFDPTTGDRIMEPL, translated from the coding sequence GTGGCACGGGTTTGTTTAGAAGACATTACGCGACGATTTGCTGGGGTCACGGCGATCGACCAGATTACCTTTGAAGTGCCCGATGGTCAGTTTTGGGTGCTGGTGGGTCCATCCGGTTGTGGCAAATCTACGATTCTCCGAACGATCGCCGGGTTAGAGACAGCAACATCTGGCAAGCTTTACATTGGCGATCGCCTGGTCAATCAGGTGCCTGCCCGTCAGCGCGATGTGGCGATGGTGTTTCAAAACTATGCGCTTTATCCCCACATGACTGTGGCAGAGAATCTGGCATTTGGCTTGAAGATGCGAGGCGGTGACACCAAAACGGCGCGATCGCGAATTGAAAGTGTGGCGCGATCGCTAGACATTGCTCATCTGCTCGATCGCAAACCCCGTCAGTTGTCAGGTGGACAACAACAGCGGGTGGCACTGGGACGGGCGATCGCCCGGGAACCCCAAGTTTTTCTGTTAGACGAGCCGCTGTCAAATCTGGACGCCCAACTGCGGGATGACACGCGGGCTGAATTAAAACAACTGCACCAACGACTGGGGATCACGACGATCTATGTGACGCACGACCAGGTCGAAGCGATGACCCTGGCAGACCAGATTGTGGTGCTCAATCGGGGGCGGATTCAGCAGATTGGAGATCCACAAACCATTTATGCTCAACCGACTAACCAGATGGTGGCGACGTTTTTGGGTAGCCCCCCCATGAACATCTTGCCTGCCACCTATGACGGGGTGCAGTTTCAATTGATGGACGGGCAGACGATTCCCTGTCCTGAGGGGTTTCAGCATGTGTTGCGCTCGGCTCAGGGGCAACGTTTTAACCTGGGCATTCGTCCGGAGCATCTGCACGTAGTGCCTGAGCCTGCCCATCTGATGGTAGTAGCGACTGTGGTAGAACCGCTAGGGCGCGAAATTCTAATTCGTACGGCTTTGCCGGATCAAGACCCGATGCAGTCGCCTGTGATCAACATTCAGGTTGAACCAACCCTGCGTCCTGCGGTTGGAGAGCGACTCTCGATTCAGCTTGCGCTCGATCATCTGTTTGTCTTTGATCCCACAACGGGCGATCGCATCATGGAGCCTCTATAA
- a CDS encoding HetZ-related protein 2: MALAEELTRDWRSRLQTDCSDQPTAAQDAIVQWLIGEDRERFDGLAPTQLAVLQQAMDYRYRILRQRYLGVPPEKAYSKLIQRLSSLFLIRSKIRTWVALSRDRQRSVTDVLKEVIQELIQSDSYIRQQMTWIAQCTMNPRLRNALLLTSIEEYCLRPIRNQPLLVYRFVNHLRRTSRGGMTQVPTGELVRLVSEEITPDEADNPVSLLDNQAVTKYQDEQLLEEQQGLRNTVKDSFVTYLTEKVGPEAGEWLLLHLQGKSQEAIAQALNMPIKQVYRLREKISYHAINVFASKHPKSSLVTAWLGTSLQEHSLGLTPEQWQQFLKTCTPIQQQLIAEMKAGKTVEVIAQELNMKANQIAGEWSKLYLSAQELRNTP; the protein is encoded by the coding sequence ATGGCACTCGCTGAGGAACTAACGCGAGATTGGCGATCGCGACTCCAAACAGACTGCTCTGATCAACCCACCGCTGCCCAGGATGCTATCGTCCAATGGCTGATTGGAGAAGATCGAGAACGGTTTGATGGGCTTGCGCCGACTCAGTTAGCCGTATTACAGCAGGCGATGGACTATCGCTATCGCATTTTGCGGCAACGCTATTTGGGGGTGCCCCCAGAAAAGGCATACAGTAAGTTAATTCAACGGCTAAGTAGCCTATTCCTGATTCGCAGCAAAATTCGGACTTGGGTAGCACTGTCACGCGATCGCCAGCGATCGGTCACAGATGTGCTTAAGGAAGTGATTCAAGAACTCATTCAAAGTGACAGTTACATTCGGCAACAAATGACATGGATTGCCCAATGTACGATGAATCCCCGTCTACGCAATGCGCTGTTGTTGACCAGCATTGAGGAATATTGTCTGCGCCCCATTCGGAATCAACCGCTGTTGGTTTATCGTTTTGTTAATCACCTGCGGCGTACCTCGCGTGGGGGGATGACTCAGGTGCCAACGGGGGAGTTGGTGCGGCTCGTATCGGAGGAAATTACCCCCGATGAGGCAGACAATCCAGTCAGCTTGCTGGATAATCAGGCGGTGACTAAATATCAGGATGAGCAACTCCTGGAGGAGCAACAGGGGTTGCGAAATACGGTCAAAGATAGTTTTGTTACTTATTTGACCGAGAAAGTGGGTCCTGAAGCCGGGGAATGGTTGCTCTTGCATCTACAGGGAAAATCACAAGAGGCGATCGCTCAAGCTCTCAATATGCCAATCAAACAGGTGTATCGTTTGCGGGAGAAAATCAGCTATCACGCCATCAATGTTTTTGCGTCAAAGCATCCCAAATCAAGTTTAGTGACAGCGTGGCTCGGTACTTCATTGCAGGAGCACAGTTTGGGGTTAACTCCAGAGCAATGGCAGCAGTTTCTAAAAACTTGTACCCCAATTCAACAACAATTAATTGCCGAAATGAAAGCCGGAAAAACAGTGGAGGTGATTGCTCAAGAGCTAAATATGAAAGCGAATCAGATTGCGGGTGAATGGAGTAAACTTTATTTATCAGCTCAAGAGTTGCGGAATACGCCATAA